A genome region from Nicotiana tabacum cultivar K326 chromosome 13, ASM71507v2, whole genome shotgun sequence includes the following:
- the LOC107811939 gene encoding nifU-like protein 4, mitochondrial, protein MKSLLSLGRLINRSTLRSSNRLLTKPYVAENGAISASRRFLYALSSKAPINLSDFTSLKPSQFPSSHSSPWSHFGGQKRTMFIQTQSTPNPLSLMFYPGKPVLEIGSADFPNARSAMNSPLAKALFGIDGITRVFFGSDFVTVTKGEDTSWDFLKPEIFAAIMDFYSSGKPLFLDSSTAASMDTAIHEDDSETVAMIKELLETRIRPAVQDDGGDIVYRGFDLDTGIVKLKMQGACSGCPSSSVTLKSGIENMLMHYVPEVKGVEQEMDEDEEPGLSGAPYE, encoded by the exons ATGAAGAGTTTATTATCATTAGGGAGATTGATAAATCGATCGACTCTCCGCAGCAGCAATAGATTGTTAACAAAACCCTATGTAGCAGAAAATGGTGCAATTTCTGCATCTCGTCGCTTCTTATACGCTTTATCTTCCAAAGCGCCCATTAATTTATCTGATTTCACTTCGTTAAAGCCTTCGCAATTCCCTTCTTCTCATTCCTCCCCATGGAGCCACTTCGGAG GCCAGAAGAGGACCATGTTTATCCAAACTCAATCAACTCCTAACCCTTTATCCCTTATGTTCTATCCTGGGAAGCCGGTTCTGGAAATTGGGAGTGCAGACTTTCCAAATGCTCGTTCTGCCATGAATTCACCGCTGGCAAAGGCTCTCTTTGGGATAGATG GGATTACACGTGTATTTTTTGGATCAGATTTTGTTACTGTTACAAAAGGTGAAGATACTTCCTGGGACTTCCTCAAACCCGAAATATTTGCAGCAATTATGGATTTCTATTCTTCTGGGAAGCCGCTGTTCCTCGACTCCAGCACTGCAGCCTCCATGGATACAGCTATCCATGAGGATGATTCAGAAACAGTTGCAATGATTAAGGAACTCTTAGAGACTCGTATTCGCCCAGCTGTACAAGATGATGGTGGGGACATTGTATACCGAGGATTTGATTTAGATACGGGAATAGTCAAATTGAAAATGCAAGGAGCTTGCAGTGGATGCCCTAGCTCATCCGTTACACTTAAATCTGGTATCGAGAACATGCTCATGCATTATGTGCCCGAGGTTAAAGGTGTGGAGCAGGAaatggatgaagatgaagaacctGGATTAAGTGGTGCACCATATGAGTAG